The following proteins are encoded in a genomic region of Streptococcus sp. 29892:
- a CDS encoding ABC transporter ATP-binding protein, translating to MLKVVDVCKRYGAHQVLSYVSFELKAGDLVALVGPNGVGKSTLLNIISNTETADRGSVSINGRPNSDRAIFQDMSVMLDAQALYPQLTGYDHLTYVAATHKLGKKEVDALVEELGMGYYVKKRVAGYSMGMKQKLLFAMAVLPKPKLLLLDEPHIGLDPTNIIQQREFLLNLQAEGVAILLSSHHLSEIEKLTNQVYFLKASKLIATEVELTADYDYHLAVENSKQVQEFLRDYPQLLWKKAEQGLVEIFLPERDLLDCLDCIPIQQVAGLTKASDYMESLYRDLYVEEGGEEI from the coding sequence ATGCTAAAAGTAGTTGATGTCTGCAAGCGATACGGTGCCCACCAGGTCTTGTCCTATGTGTCCTTTGAGCTGAAAGCGGGGGACTTGGTGGCCCTAGTCGGTCCCAATGGTGTGGGAAAATCCACCCTCCTGAATATCATCAGCAACACAGAAACCGCTGACCGTGGGTCGGTAAGCATCAATGGTCGTCCCAATAGTGACCGAGCGATTTTTCAGGATATGTCTGTCATGTTGGACGCCCAAGCCCTTTATCCACAGTTGACGGGTTACGACCATCTGACCTATGTGGCTGCCACCCACAAGCTGGGGAAAAAGGAAGTGGATGCATTGGTGGAAGAATTGGGGATGGGCTACTATGTCAAAAAGCGGGTGGCTGGCTATTCCATGGGTATGAAGCAGAAGCTGCTCTTTGCCATGGCTGTCCTTCCCAAGCCCAAGCTCTTGTTGCTGGATGAACCCCATATCGGCTTGGACCCGACCAATATCATTCAACAGCGGGAATTTCTTCTAAACCTACAAGCAGAAGGGGTTGCCATTTTGCTTTCTTCCCACCATTTGTCGGAGATTGAGAAGCTGACTAATCAGGTTTATTTCCTCAAGGCTAGCAAGTTGATTGCCACAGAAGTGGAGTTGACGGCTGATTATGATTACCATCTTGCTGTGGAAAACTCCAAGCAGGTTCAGGAATTTTTACGGGATTATCCTCAACTCTTGTGGAAAAAGGCAGAGCAGGGTCTGGTGGAAATCTTCTTGCCTGAGAGAGATTTACTGGATTGTTTGGATTGTATTCCAATCCAGCAGGTGGCTGGCCTTACAAAAGCCAGCGACTATATGGAATCCCTCTATCGTGATCTCTACGTGGAGGAAGGTGGTGAGGAGATATGA
- a CDS encoding ATP-binding cassette domain-containing protein, with product MLEIDGIILRYGSRILLNETSLQFKRGNVYTISGPSGIGKSSLLNKIGLIATDLGDMSYSYDGHPLNLTDGEAVSNFIAQHIGFIFQEKNLIRQFSVYDNLALLVKSQSEADDLDDRVDECLKKLGLLDKKYTFPYDLSGGEEQRVAIARAIVTDKDIILADEPTNSLDKENREKITNLLVELAHHYQKIVIIVSHDDEVIKYGDVHIRFLDQRIEQEEKNTFKKEGARDIYNLSIKQKIDLPKRKFPISKIVTGLLIFFVALSSMMFNITGLFQSHYQQLLDNSLENGFLVMNDNLGIKGKQVYDDFLSFTTDEVEFLADSVAILNVTPYLEFPYQGLTFENPEQSTQQINPEITLNGKTITLSSPYSIQPLFQTNMTERNIEYIDRTTKQGLIVSESFIATQNLSSELGTFPRITLDYYVPVALYEGEMTTDTGEILDSDGNIYVKQRREFKIIGILKNSYPFQYSIYGNSFFMMADEMLHLQQELQQDEELPEVLGGLSVSSWQSSAYHIKIKNSTAVSEEIDRIKQLPSVTIVSSAEDYQSLKDILAYVRKVSTYIGLVILLLMGLCLFFVFFQVSNTRKEEVGILKAIGFNSKAVRRFYYRELVQYAISVGSMALLVSFLLVVLLAFSLDLDIRDIVRVMILNVITLPLVSFGVIVTSGLLPIYKACQKSPVDCIRLNR from the coding sequence TGTTAAATGAGACTTCTTTACAGTTTAAGAGAGGAAACGTATATACGATTTCAGGCCCTTCAGGTATTGGAAAGTCGTCATTACTAAACAAAATTGGTCTAATAGCAACTGATTTAGGAGATATGAGTTATTCTTACGATGGTCATCCGCTTAACTTGACTGATGGGGAAGCAGTTTCAAATTTCATTGCCCAACATATTGGATTTATTTTCCAAGAAAAGAATTTAATAAGGCAGTTCAGTGTTTATGATAATTTAGCATTGTTAGTCAAGAGTCAAAGTGAAGCTGATGACTTAGATGACAGAGTGGATGAGTGTTTAAAAAAATTAGGTTTATTAGATAAAAAATACACTTTCCCTTATGATTTATCAGGTGGCGAGGAACAAAGAGTTGCCATCGCTAGAGCTATTGTTACAGATAAAGATATTATTTTAGCAGATGAACCCACAAATTCGCTTGACAAGGAGAATAGAGAGAAGATTACGAATCTTTTAGTAGAATTGGCACATCATTATCAGAAAATAGTCATTATTGTTTCTCATGATGATGAAGTGATAAAATACGGAGATGTTCATATTAGATTTTTAGATCAAAGAATTGAACAGGAAGAAAAAAATACATTTAAAAAAGAGGGAGCCAGAGATATCTACAATCTTTCGATCAAACAAAAAATTGATTTACCAAAGAGAAAATTCCCTATTTCCAAAATTGTGACAGGCTTACTTATTTTCTTTGTTGCCCTGAGTAGTATGATGTTTAATATTACTGGTTTATTTCAGTCTCACTATCAGCAATTATTGGATAATTCTTTAGAAAATGGATTTTTAGTCATGAATGACAACTTGGGGATTAAGGGGAAACAAGTTTATGATGATTTCTTGTCATTTACGACTGATGAGGTGGAATTTTTAGCGGATTCAGTGGCTATTTTGAATGTCACCCCGTACTTAGAATTTCCTTATCAAGGATTGACTTTTGAAAATCCTGAACAATCAACTCAGCAAATCAATCCTGAAATAACTCTTAATGGAAAAACGATTACTTTGTCTTCTCCGTACAGCATACAGCCACTATTTCAAACGAATATGACCGAGAGAAATATCGAGTATATTGATAGAACTACGAAACAAGGATTGATTGTATCTGAAAGTTTTATTGCAACGCAAAACTTATCTTCAGAGTTGGGAACTTTTCCAAGAATAACATTAGATTATTATGTACCAGTAGCTCTTTATGAAGGGGAAATGACCACTGATACAGGGGAAATCCTAGATAGTGACGGCAACATCTACGTTAAACAGAGAAGAGAGTTCAAAATAATTGGGATATTAAAAAATTCCTACCCTTTCCAATATTCAATTTATGGCAATAGTTTCTTCATGATGGCTGATGAAATGCTACATTTGCAGCAGGAATTACAACAGGACGAGGAACTTCCAGAAGTATTAGGAGGGCTATCGGTCTCTAGTTGGCAATCAAGTGCCTATCATATAAAAATAAAAAATAGCACAGCTGTTTCTGAGGAAATAGACCGCATTAAACAACTTCCTAGTGTAACAATTGTTTCCTCGGCAGAAGATTATCAGAGTCTGAAAGATATCCTAGCTTATGTCAGAAAAGTATCGACATATATAGGTCTAGTCATCCTGTTGCTTATGGGGTTATGTTTATTTTTCGTTTTTTTCCAAGTGAGTAATACTCGTAAAGAAGAAGTAGGTATATTGAAAGCGATTGGGTTTAATAGTAAGGCAGTCAGACGTTTTTATTATAGAGAGTTGGTCCAATATGCTATATCGGTCGGTTCAATGGCTTTATTAGTATCATTTTTATTAGTGGTTCTGCTAGCTTTTTCGTTAGATTTAGACATAAGGGATATTGTGAGAGTTATGATTTTAAATGTGATTACTTTACCTCTAGTTAGCTTTGGTGTGATTGTCACAAGTGGACTATTACCGATTTACAAGGCATGTCAAAAATCCCCAGTAGATTGTATTAGATTGAATAGGTAG